From Providencia sp. R33, a single genomic window includes:
- the nudB gene encoding dihydroneopterin triphosphate diphosphatase, with product MTVFKRPESVLVIIVAETSGRVLMLRRKDDPDFWQSVTGSLESNEKPYETACREIKEETGFDVEQNEIQDLFHSTIFEIFPHFRHRYAPDVTHCKEHWFKMVLDEEHMPLLTEHTEFRWLSPNEAAKLTKSWSNSQAILEFAN from the coding sequence ATGACCGTATTTAAGCGCCCTGAATCGGTATTAGTCATCATTGTGGCTGAAACAAGCGGCCGGGTGCTTATGCTACGGCGTAAAGATGACCCAGACTTTTGGCAGTCCGTGACCGGAAGTCTGGAATCTAACGAAAAACCGTATGAAACTGCGTGTCGTGAAATCAAAGAAGAGACAGGTTTTGACGTCGAACAAAACGAGATACAGGACCTGTTCCATAGCACCATCTTTGAAATTTTTCCGCATTTCAGGCATCGTTATGCACCTGATGTAACACATTGCAAAGAGCATTGGTTTAAAATGGTGCTTGATGAAGAACACATGCCATTACTGACTGAACATACTGAATTTCGTTGGTTAAGCCCAAATGAAGCGGCGAAACTCACTAAATCATGGAGTAACAGTCAGGCTATTTTAGAATTTGCTAATTAA
- the aspS gene encoding aspartate--tRNA ligase: protein MRTNYCGQLNIAHEGQQVTLCGWVNRRRDLGGLIFIDMRDREGIVQVFFDPDRKDIFEKASELRNEFCIQITGTVRARPDSQKNKDMATGEIEIFAQELHVFNKSEPLPLDSNQTNTEERRLKYRYLDLRRPEMSERLRTRAKITSFVRNFMDTEGFVDVETPMLTKATPEGARDYLVPSRVHKGKFYALPQSPQLFKQLLMMSGFDRYYQIVKCFRDEDLRADRQPEFTQIDVETSFMTAEQVREIMERMIRNLWLDVKNVDLGDFPIMTFAEAMRRYGSDKPDLRNPMELVDVADIVKDVEFAVFSGPANDPKGRIAALKVPGGAAMTRKQIDEYGQFVGIYGAKGLAWMKVNERAKGLEGIQSPVAKFLSEDVINQLLDRTGAADGDIILFGAGAKNVVTDSMGALRLKVGRDFELTNLNSWQPLWVIDFPMFEEDGEGGLTAMHHPFTSPKDFSPEELASKPEDAVANAYDMVINGYEVGGGSVRIHRNEMQQTVFSILGINEEDQREKFGFLLDALKYGTPPHAGLAFGLDRLVMLLTGTDNIRDVIAFPKTTAAACLMTNAPSHANPDSLTELAIAVVAKDEE, encoded by the coding sequence ATGCGTACTAATTATTGTGGGCAGTTAAACATCGCTCACGAAGGCCAACAGGTCACTCTTTGTGGATGGGTAAACCGCCGTCGCGACTTAGGTGGTTTGATTTTTATCGATATGCGCGACCGTGAAGGCATCGTTCAGGTTTTCTTCGATCCAGATCGTAAAGACATATTTGAAAAAGCGTCAGAGCTGCGTAATGAGTTCTGTATCCAAATCACAGGGACAGTACGCGCGCGTCCAGATAGCCAGAAAAATAAAGATATGGCGACTGGGGAAATTGAAATTTTTGCGCAAGAGCTTCACGTGTTCAATAAATCAGAACCGTTGCCACTTGATAGCAACCAAACGAATACTGAAGAACGTCGCTTAAAATACCGCTATTTAGATTTACGTCGCCCAGAGATGTCTGAGCGCTTACGCACTCGTGCGAAAATCACCAGCTTTGTTCGTAATTTCATGGACACAGAAGGTTTCGTTGACGTTGAAACGCCAATGTTAACCAAAGCAACTCCTGAAGGCGCACGTGACTATTTAGTTCCAAGTCGTGTTCATAAAGGTAAATTTTACGCGCTGCCACAATCTCCACAACTGTTTAAACAGTTACTGATGATGTCAGGCTTTGACCGTTATTATCAAATCGTAAAATGCTTCCGTGATGAAGATTTACGTGCTGACCGTCAACCTGAATTTACCCAAATCGACGTTGAAACCTCATTTATGACCGCAGAGCAAGTGCGCGAAATCATGGAACGCATGATCCGCAACTTATGGTTAGATGTGAAAAACGTGGATTTAGGCGACTTCCCAATTATGACGTTCGCAGAAGCCATGCGCCGTTATGGTTCAGATAAACCAGACCTTCGTAACCCAATGGAGCTGGTGGATGTTGCTGATATCGTTAAAGATGTCGAGTTTGCAGTATTCTCTGGTCCTGCGAATGACCCGAAAGGCCGTATTGCAGCATTAAAAGTGCCAGGTGGCGCAGCAATGACTCGTAAACAAATTGACGAATATGGCCAATTTGTGGGTATCTATGGCGCTAAAGGCTTAGCGTGGATGAAAGTCAACGAGCGTGCTAAAGGGTTAGAAGGTATTCAAAGCCCAGTGGCGAAATTCCTCAGTGAAGATGTGATTAACCAACTGTTAGACCGTACTGGTGCAGCAGATGGTGACATCATTTTATTCGGCGCTGGTGCGAAAAATGTCGTTACCGACTCTATGGGCGCACTGCGCTTGAAAGTGGGTCGTGATTTCGAACTGACAAACTTAAATAGTTGGCAGCCACTGTGGGTTATCGACTTCCCAATGTTTGAAGAGGATGGAGAAGGTGGCTTAACAGCGATGCACCATCCATTCACATCACCGAAAGATTTCTCACCAGAAGAACTGGCAAGCAAACCTGAAGATGCGGTTGCTAATGCTTACGATATGGTGATCAATGGTTATGAAGTAGGTGGCGGCTCAGTGCGTATTCACCGCAATGAAATGCAACAAACCGTGTTTAGCATTTTAGGTATTAATGAAGAAGACCAACGTGAGAAATTTGGCTTCTTATTAGATGCACTGAAATACGGTACACCACCACATGCAGGTTTAGCATTTGGCCTTGACCGTTTAGTGATGTTGTTAACTGGAACAGATAACATCCGTGATGTTATTGCTTTCCCGAAAACAACCGCTGCGGCATGCTTAATGACCAATGCACCAAGCCATGCAAACCCAGACTCATTAACCGAGCTGGCGATTGCCGTTGTGGCGAAAGACGAAGAGTAA
- a CDS encoding DUF4377 domain-containing protein, whose product MKKLLLASSMLMLLVGCQTTKTTDIDNNKTFYVDSTLADCVGVAPMKCMKIKENPNDDWQLFYSSIQGFEYQPGFSYILQVKQFDVPNPPADAPSIRYELVKIVEKK is encoded by the coding sequence ATGAAAAAACTGTTACTTGCTTCATCTATGCTGATGTTACTGGTTGGATGCCAAACCACGAAAACCACAGATATTGATAACAATAAAACATTTTATGTTGATTCTACACTCGCAGACTGTGTAGGTGTTGCCCCAATGAAATGTATGAAAATCAAAGAAAACCCGAATGATGACTGGCAGTTATTCTACAGTTCTATTCAAGGTTTTGAATATCAGCCAGGCTTTTCTTATATCTTACAAGTTAAACAATTTGATGTACCAAACCCACCGGCTGATGCGCCAAGCATCCGCTATGAACTTGTAAAGATTGTTGAAAAGAAATAA
- a CDS encoding NUDIX hydrolase, with product MSDKIIDKLGLIALSENKVAMVRSHNKSLFYIPGGKREQGESDEQALYRETEEELTLQLDTATIRFYGEFLGQADGKQDGTQVRIRCYFANYQGEPQPAAEIAELAWFTSEDLPRCSTTAAAVLSQLKQDGLVK from the coding sequence ATGAGTGATAAAATTATTGATAAACTTGGGTTGATTGCTTTGTCTGAAAATAAAGTTGCCATGGTGCGCTCTCACAATAAAAGCTTGTTTTACATCCCAGGCGGAAAACGCGAGCAAGGTGAAAGCGATGAGCAAGCTTTATATCGCGAGACTGAAGAAGAATTAACGTTGCAATTAGATACTGCCACAATTCGTTTTTATGGTGAATTTTTGGGGCAAGCTGATGGAAAACAAGACGGGACGCAAGTGCGTATTCGTTGTTACTTTGCAAATTACCAAGGAGAACCACAGCCCGCTGCTGAAATTGCTGAGCTAGCGTGGTTTACCAGTGAAGATTTGCCGCGCTGCTCCACAACCGCCGCCGCTGTTCTATCCCAATTAAAACAAGATGGTTTAGTCAAATAA
- a CDS encoding MAPEG family protein, translated as MVSSLYAVLGALLLLRLSLNVVKLRNQYRIAYGDGGFYELQTAIRVHGNAIEYIPISLILLLLMEMNGAQVWMIHICGIILIAGRLLHSYGLKNHDYSYRRSGMVATYLSMALMVIANTYYLPWLQIVSFNL; from the coding sequence ATGGTCAGCTCTTTGTACGCTGTACTAGGTGCCTTACTGCTGCTTAGATTATCCTTAAATGTTGTGAAACTACGTAACCAGTACCGTATAGCCTATGGTGATGGCGGTTTTTATGAACTACAAACAGCAATCCGTGTTCATGGTAATGCCATTGAATACATTCCTATTTCCCTTATTTTATTGCTTTTAATGGAGATGAACGGTGCGCAAGTTTGGATGATCCACATTTGTGGCATAATTTTGATTGCTGGTCGACTACTTCATTCTTATGGTTTAAAAAATCATGATTATTCTTATCGCCGCTCGGGTATGGTTGCCACTTATCTTTCGATGGCATTAATGGTTATCGCCAATACTTATTACCTACCGTGGCTTCAAATCGTGTCATTCAATCTTTAA
- the cmoA gene encoding carboxy-S-adenosyl-L-methionine synthase CmoA — protein MSSQDPNHKDSLFSAPIANLGDWQFDEKVAEVFPDMIQRSVPGYSNIITMIGMLAGRFVKPNSHVYDLGCSLGAATLSIRRNIAVENSKIIAIDNSPAMVERCRRHIDAYRAETPVEVIEGDIRDVNIENASMVVLNFTLQFLNPNDRLLLLEKIYRGLQPGGILVLSEKFNFEDNEIGELLFNMHHDFKRANGYSELEISQKRSMLENVMLTDSVEAHKARLKQVGFSHCEVWFQCFNFGSLLALKEA, from the coding sequence ATGTCAAGTCAGGATCCTAACCATAAAGACAGTCTTTTTTCCGCGCCGATTGCTAACCTTGGTGATTGGCAATTTGATGAAAAAGTTGCCGAAGTTTTCCCCGATATGATCCAGCGATCTGTGCCGGGTTATTCCAATATTATTACCATGATTGGTATGCTTGCTGGCCGTTTTGTGAAGCCAAATAGCCACGTCTATGATTTGGGATGCTCATTGGGTGCGGCAACGCTTTCAATTCGACGCAATATTGCCGTTGAAAATAGTAAAATTATTGCTATCGATAACTCCCCCGCAATGGTGGAACGATGCCGCCGTCATATTGATGCCTACCGTGCAGAAACCCCTGTTGAGGTTATCGAAGGGGATATTCGTGATGTAAATATTGAAAATGCATCAATGGTTGTGCTCAATTTTACTTTGCAGTTTCTCAACCCAAATGACCGTCTGTTATTACTCGAAAAAATTTATCGTGGGTTACAACCTGGTGGCATTTTAGTGCTTTCCGAAAAATTTAATTTTGAAGATAACGAAATTGGTGAATTACTGTTCAATATGCACCATGATTTCAAGCGTGCAAATGGCTATAGCGAGCTCGAAATCAGCCAAAAACGCAGCATGTTAGAAAACGTGATGTTGACTGACTCCGTTGAAGCACACAAAGCACGCCTAAAACAGGTTGGGTTTAGCCACTGCGAAGTATGGTTCCAATGTTTTAATTTCGGCTCACTGTTAGCGCTTAAAGAGGCTTAA
- the cmoB gene encoding tRNA 5-methoxyuridine(34)/uridine 5-oxyacetic acid(34) synthase CmoB yields MIDFGRFYQQIAVGPLSHWLETLPAQLTEWKKQGLHGGFSSWEKMLDNLPIMHPTQLDLVNSVTATREPELTSGETRRLNNILEQLMPWRKGPFSLYGVNIDTEWRSDWKWDRVLPHISSLKDRYVLDVGCGSGYHMWRMLGQEAKFVVGIDPTELFLCQFEAVRKLLGDDQRAHLLPLGIEQLPELKAFDTVFSMGVLYHRRSPLDHLWQLKNQLVSEGELVLESLVVEGDEFQCLIPGDRYAQMRNVYFIPSAKMLKVWLEKCGFVDVRIVDQAVTSLEEQRRTPWMKTDSLAEFLDPNDQTKTIEGYPAPLRAILVARKP; encoded by the coding sequence ATGATTGATTTCGGTCGTTTTTACCAACAAATTGCCGTTGGCCCATTAAGCCATTGGTTAGAAACATTACCTGCGCAGTTAACTGAGTGGAAAAAACAAGGTTTACACGGTGGTTTTTCCTCGTGGGAAAAAATGCTCGATAATTTGCCTATCATGCACCCAACTCAGCTGGACTTAGTCAATAGCGTGACCGCAACTCGCGAGCCTGAGCTTACCTCTGGCGAAACACGCCGTTTGAATAATATCCTTGAGCAATTAATGCCATGGCGTAAAGGCCCATTTTCCCTTTATGGCGTCAATATTGATACCGAATGGCGTTCCGATTGGAAATGGGATCGCGTTTTACCGCATATTTCATCACTAAAAGACCGATATGTGTTAGATGTTGGCTGTGGTAGTGGCTACCACATGTGGCGTATGTTAGGGCAAGAAGCCAAATTTGTTGTCGGCATTGACCCTACAGAGCTTTTTTTATGCCAATTTGAAGCGGTAAGAAAGTTATTGGGTGATGACCAACGGGCGCATTTATTACCCCTTGGTATTGAACAACTTCCTGAGTTAAAAGCCTTTGATACCGTATTCTCCATGGGGGTTCTGTATCACCGTCGTTCCCCACTTGATCACTTATGGCAATTGAAAAACCAGTTAGTGAGTGAAGGTGAATTAGTGCTCGAAAGTTTAGTGGTTGAAGGTGATGAATTTCAATGCCTTATCCCTGGTGACCGCTACGCCCAAATGCGTAACGTCTATTTTATTCCTTCCGCTAAAATGCTTAAAGTGTGGTTAGAAAAATGCGGTTTTGTGGATGTGCGTATTGTTGACCAAGCGGTAACCTCGTTAGAAGAACAACGCCGAACGCCATGGATGAAAACAGACTCTCTCGCCGAATTTTTAGACCCGAACGATCAAACTAAAACCATTGAAGGCTACCCTGCCCCATTACGCGCCATTTTAGTTGCACGTAAGCCATAA
- the cutC gene encoding copper homeostasis protein CutC yields MAKLEICCFGIECAQVAQEYGADRIELCSGAADGGLTPSYGYLKLAREKLHIPVHPIIRPRGGDFCYNVSEFDVIREDLIMIKEMGFPGAVIGILDSEGRIDINRMHGLMEIAKGMNITFHRAFDMCINPLLALEQLNELGVARILTSGQQQSAELGLPLLKELHEKSQEINGPKIMAGAGVRLANLSKFMEIGLAEVHSSAGKTVPSTMNYRKVGVTMASNSETDEFTHYCVDGPTVEAMKDFISITEKVIA; encoded by the coding sequence ATGGCAAAACTGGAAATTTGCTGTTTCGGAATTGAATGTGCTCAAGTAGCGCAAGAATACGGAGCTGATCGTATCGAATTATGCTCTGGTGCCGCAGATGGCGGTTTAACACCAAGCTACGGCTATCTGAAATTAGCAAGGGAAAAGCTTCACATTCCAGTTCATCCTATTATTCGTCCTCGTGGTGGTGATTTTTGCTATAACGTCAGTGAGTTTGACGTTATTCGTGAAGATTTAATCATGATTAAGGAAATGGGGTTTCCGGGGGCTGTCATCGGTATTCTTGATAGCGAAGGGCGCATTGATATTAACCGTATGCATGGGTTGATGGAAATCGCTAAAGGAATGAATATCACTTTCCACCGCGCATTTGATATGTGCATTAACCCACTCCTTGCCTTAGAGCAACTAAATGAATTGGGTGTGGCACGAATTCTCACATCAGGCCAACAGCAAAGTGCTGAATTAGGTTTGCCGTTATTGAAAGAATTGCACGAAAAAAGCCAAGAAATCAACGGCCCGAAAATTATGGCGGGGGCTGGGGTTCGTTTAGCCAATTTAAGCAAATTTATGGAGATTGGGCTTGCAGAAGTCCATAGCTCAGCGGGCAAAACAGTACCTTCAACTATGAACTACCGCAAAGTTGGTGTAACGATGGCGTCTAACAGCGAAACGGATGAGTTCACACATTATTGTGTTGATGGGCCGACAGTGGAAGCCATGAAAGACTTTATTTCTATCACGGAAAAAGTCATAGCTTAA
- a CDS encoding VOC family protein has protein sequence MLPFCEVPQLNDLWEDLPKFADQLQAMAQQLDLSLTDYVIDHISMRCHHLETALRWHEGLLQCGQLISDNIINGRPIRLYEIDKPLQIAGQDVFIIELPFPKDKKYPQESWEHIEMVIDVPPIELEKTARALLPKELPVGFSIKVSQPKGQQERLPNPTLAVSNGNITVKYHPFSLKKIIESEK, from the coding sequence GTGCTGCCATTTTGTGAAGTTCCACAATTAAATGATTTATGGGAAGACTTACCTAAATTTGCCGACCAATTACAAGCAATGGCGCAACAGCTTGATTTGTCACTAACAGATTATGTTATTGACCATATTTCAATGCGTTGCCATCACCTTGAAACAGCCTTGCGTTGGCATGAGGGGTTGCTGCAATGTGGGCAGCTTATTTCCGATAATATTATTAATGGTAGGCCAATCCGCTTGTATGAGATTGATAAACCTCTGCAAATTGCAGGGCAGGATGTGTTTATCATCGAGCTACCATTCCCAAAAGACAAAAAATACCCACAAGAAAGCTGGGAACATATTGAAATGGTGATTGATGTACCGCCAATTGAACTGGAGAAAACCGCGCGAGCTTTGTTACCTAAGGAGCTACCGGTAGGTTTTAGCATAAAAGTAAGTCAACCTAAAGGTCAGCAAGAACGGTTGCCTAATCCAACATTGGCAGTATCAAATGGCAATATAACCGTTAAATACCATCCATTTTCGCTAAAAAAGATAATTGAAAGTGAAAAATAA
- the argS gene encoding arginine--tRNA ligase, with protein MNIQAILSDKISAAMLAAGAPADSDALVRQSAKAQFGDYQANGVMGAAKKLGMPPRQLAEQILTHLDLDGIASKVEIAGPGFINIFLEPSWIEKHVEDALASQRLGLAPVKAETIVIDYSAPNVAKQMHVGHLRSTIIGDAAARTQEFIGHRVIRANHVGDWGTQFGMLIAYLEKVQNENANDMALADLEEFYREAKKHYDEDEEFAVRARGYVVKLQSGDEYCRAMWRKLVDITMKQNQETYQRLNVTLTEDDVMGESLYNSMLPGIVADLKAKGLAVESEGATVVFLDEFKNKEGEPMGVIVQKKDGGFLYTTTDIACAKYRYETLHADRSLYYIDSRQHQHLMQAWTIVRKAGYIPESMALEHHMFGMMLGKDGKPFKTRTGGTVRLSDLLDEAVERAQALIREKNPDMPEDELQNVANVVGIGAVKYADLSKNRTTDYIFDWDNMLAFEGNTAPYMQYAYTRVASIFKKANLTQADLTLPILLQDPREIALATRLLQFEETILTVARDGTPHVMCAYLYELAGLFSGFYEHCPILSTEDEAVRQSRLKLAALTQRTLKTGLDTLGIETVERM; from the coding sequence GTGAATATTCAGGCGATTCTTTCAGATAAAATTAGTGCTGCAATGCTTGCAGCGGGTGCTCCAGCAGACAGCGATGCGCTCGTGCGTCAATCCGCTAAAGCACAGTTTGGTGATTATCAAGCCAATGGCGTGATGGGCGCGGCTAAAAAACTGGGGATGCCACCACGACAACTCGCTGAACAAATCCTCACTCACTTAGATTTAGACGGCATTGCCAGCAAAGTCGAAATTGCAGGGCCTGGCTTTATTAATATCTTCCTTGAACCTTCTTGGATTGAAAAACACGTTGAAGACGCCCTTGCATCACAACGTTTAGGCCTTGCCCCCGTGAAAGCCGAAACTATCGTTATCGACTATTCCGCGCCTAACGTAGCAAAACAGATGCACGTAGGTCACCTGCGTTCAACCATTATTGGTGACGCGGCAGCGCGTACTCAAGAGTTTATCGGTCACCGTGTGATCCGCGCTAACCATGTTGGCGACTGGGGAACCCAGTTCGGCATGTTAATTGCCTATCTTGAAAAAGTGCAAAATGAAAATGCCAATGATATGGCGTTGGCTGATCTGGAAGAGTTTTATCGCGAAGCCAAAAAACACTATGACGAAGATGAAGAATTCGCAGTGCGCGCGCGTGGCTATGTTGTAAAACTGCAATCCGGTGATGAATACTGCCGTGCAATGTGGCGCAAGCTCGTTGATATCACAATGAAGCAGAACCAAGAAACCTATCAACGCCTAAACGTGACATTAACTGAAGATGATGTCATGGGTGAAAGCTTATATAACAGCATGTTACCTGGTATTGTTGCGGATTTAAAAGCCAAAGGGTTAGCTGTTGAAAGTGAAGGCGCTACGGTCGTTTTCCTTGATGAATTTAAAAATAAAGAAGGCGAGCCGATGGGCGTGATTGTCCAGAAGAAAGACGGCGGCTTCTTATACACCACGACTGACATCGCTTGTGCGAAATACCGTTATGAAACACTTCATGCTGATCGCTCATTGTATTATATCGATTCACGTCAGCACCAACACTTGATGCAAGCTTGGACCATTGTCCGTAAAGCGGGTTACATCCCTGAGTCTATGGCACTTGAGCACCACATGTTTGGCATGATGTTAGGCAAAGATGGCAAGCCATTTAAAACCCGTACTGGTGGCACTGTTCGCCTATCTGATTTGTTAGATGAAGCTGTTGAACGTGCTCAAGCACTGATCCGCGAGAAAAACCCTGACATGCCAGAAGATGAGTTACAGAATGTGGCAAATGTTGTTGGTATCGGCGCAGTGAAATATGCAGACCTATCAAAAAACAGAACCACGGACTACATTTTTGATTGGGATAACATGTTAGCCTTCGAAGGTAATACCGCACCTTATATGCAATATGCGTATACCCGTGTTGCCTCTATCTTCAAAAAAGCCAACTTAACGCAAGCAGATCTCACGTTACCAATCTTACTGCAAGACCCACGTGAAATCGCGCTGGCAACACGTTTATTGCAGTTTGAAGAAACCATTCTCACTGTTGCGCGTGATGGAACTCCACATGTTATGTGTGCTTATCTATACGAGCTGGCAGGTTTATTCTCCGGTTTCTACGAACATTGCCCGATTTTATCGACAGAAGATGAAGCCGTACGCCAAAGCCGCTTAAAATTAGCCGCATTAACGCAAAGAACCTTAAAAACAGGTTTAGATACTTTAGGTATCGAAACTGTCGAAAGAATGTAA
- a CDS encoding helix-turn-helix transcriptional regulator, producing MAQHTFTLTLSGVTVDTVGLEDALFAAGCDDALVCYYGKSVYLEFDREASSLDAAIEAAIADIESAEIPMQVASVDSTLVGLSDIAELAGLTRQAVALLKDGTRGKGNFPAPVQRLSGNSPLWDWARVATWLKDNNRLGHAPELCEKARTLCKWNLVLQNCANENVEEIQILTQKLLAQRKEKQPAEASC from the coding sequence ATGGCGCAACACACATTCACATTAACACTTTCTGGGGTAACGGTAGATACAGTGGGCTTAGAGGATGCCTTATTTGCAGCAGGTTGTGATGATGCCTTGGTTTGCTACTATGGTAAGTCTGTTTATTTAGAGTTTGATAGAGAGGCGAGTTCACTAGATGCGGCTATTGAAGCGGCAATTGCTGATATTGAGAGTGCAGAAATTCCAATGCAAGTGGCGTCAGTAGATAGTACGTTGGTTGGTTTAAGTGATATTGCAGAGTTAGCAGGTTTAACACGCCAAGCTGTTGCATTATTAAAAGATGGAACGAGAGGCAAAGGCAATTTTCCAGCTCCAGTGCAACGTTTAAGTGGCAACTCACCCTTGTGGGATTGGGCTCGGGTAGCAACGTGGCTAAAAGATAATAATCGTTTAGGGCATGCCCCTGAACTTTGTGAAAAAGCAAGAACATTGTGTAAGTGGAACTTAGTTTTACAAAATTGCGCAAATGAAAACGTTGAAGAAATACAGATTTTGACGCAAAAATTACTTGCACAGCGTAAAGAAAAACAGCCCGCCGAAGCGAGCTGTTAA
- the murJ gene encoding murein biosynthesis integral membrane protein MurJ yields MNLLKSLAAVSSMTMMSRVLGFIRDAIIARVFGAGAAADAFFVAFKLPNLLRRIFAEGAFSQAFVPILAEYKNQQGEEATRTFVAYIAGMLTLALAIVTVLGMIAAPWIIYVTAPGFTDDADKFVLTTDLLRVTFPYIFLISLASLAGAILNTWNRFSVPAFAPTLLNVSMIIFAAFAAPYFDPPIMSLAWAVLVGGVLQLVYQLPHLKKIGMLVLPRLSFRDSGVWRVMKMMGPAIIGVSVAQISLIINTIFASFLQSGSVSWMYYADRLMELPSGVLGVALGTILLPSLAKSFTSGNQNEYRQLMDWGLRLCLLLALPCALGLAILSEALTVSLFQYGNFTAHDSLMTQYALIAYCVGLTGMILVKILAPGFYSRQDIRTPVKIAIVTLILTQIMNLVFIGPLQHAGLALSIGLAACFNAGVLYWQLRKQDIFQPLTGWKGFLFKLLIALVVMGAVLFGLLYFMPSWQEGNMLMRMLRLIGVVVVGAGSYFVALYVLGFRPRDFMKRSIA; encoded by the coding sequence ATGAATTTATTAAAATCGCTGGCGGCAGTAAGCTCAATGACCATGATGTCTCGGGTATTGGGCTTTATTCGCGATGCCATCATTGCTCGGGTATTTGGTGCCGGCGCCGCTGCCGATGCCTTTTTTGTGGCGTTTAAACTGCCAAACTTGTTACGCCGAATTTTTGCAGAAGGGGCTTTTTCTCAAGCGTTTGTCCCCATATTAGCGGAATATAAAAACCAACAAGGTGAAGAAGCCACTCGCACGTTTGTTGCTTATATTGCGGGGATGCTAACCCTCGCTTTAGCAATAGTTACTGTGCTGGGTATGATTGCGGCCCCTTGGATTATCTATGTAACGGCTCCTGGCTTTACGGATGATGCAGATAAATTTGTCTTAACAACTGACCTTCTGCGAGTCACATTTCCTTATATTTTTCTGATCTCACTCGCTTCCCTTGCTGGGGCAATCCTCAATACGTGGAACCGTTTCTCAGTACCTGCGTTTGCTCCCACATTACTGAATGTGAGTATGATCATTTTTGCTGCCTTTGCAGCGCCGTACTTTGATCCGCCAATTATGTCACTGGCGTGGGCGGTGTTAGTGGGAGGCGTACTGCAATTGGTGTATCAGCTTCCTCATTTGAAGAAAATTGGTATGTTAGTGCTGCCGCGCCTTTCGTTTCGCGATAGCGGAGTTTGGCGCGTAATGAAAATGATGGGGCCTGCGATTATCGGGGTGTCAGTCGCACAAATCTCATTAATTATTAACACGATATTCGCTTCGTTCTTGCAATCAGGGTCTGTTTCGTGGATGTATTATGCGGATCGATTGATGGAGTTACCCTCTGGTGTGCTTGGCGTAGCCTTGGGAACGATTTTACTACCCTCCCTCGCAAAAAGTTTTACGAGCGGAAACCAGAATGAATATCGTCAATTAATGGATTGGGGATTACGTCTTTGTCTGTTATTAGCCTTACCGTGTGCCCTTGGTTTAGCCATTTTATCTGAAGCATTAACTGTTTCGTTATTTCAGTATGGTAACTTTACAGCTCATGACTCGCTAATGACACAATATGCATTGATTGCCTACTGCGTGGGTCTAACGGGTATGATTTTAGTGAAGATTTTAGCGCCAGGCTTCTATTCCCGCCAAGATATCCGTACACCGGTTAAAATTGCGATTGTGACCTTAATTTTGACGCAAATAATGAACTTAGTCTTTATCGGGCCTTTGCAGCACGCGGGCTTAGCATTATCTATTGGCCTAGCGGCCTGTTTTAATGCGGGTGTTCTGTATTGGCAATTACGTAAACAAGATATTTTTCAACCACTCACGGGTTGGAAAGGATTCCTATTTAAATTACTCATCGCGTTAGTGGTGATGGGAGCTGTGTTGTTTGGTTTGTTGTACTTTATGCCATCTTGGCAAGAGGGCAATATGCTGATGCGTATGCTGCGTTTAATTGGTGTGGTGGTGGTTGGTGCAGGAAGCTATTTTGTTGCTTTATATGTGCTGGGCTTCCGACCACGTGATTTTATGAAAAGAAGCATCGCGTAA